Proteins encoded by one window of Candidatus Nitrosocosmicus hydrocola:
- a CDS encoding universal stress protein, which yields MISNIVVTDDGTENSDKAIEKASEIANQMDVPLILLHVIDDIGIPASLILGNDRAAIEVARLTIGQAIEKGWHQRANTIIEKLKKEKNITSVRSHCIWGVASEEILKFIEENKIDIVVMGTGKRLKGISKIGALGSVTRKVSELSNCPVLIVH from the coding sequence ATGATATCTAATATAGTAGTGACAGATGACGGAACCGAAAATTCAGATAAAGCAATCGAGAAGGCCTCAGAAATTGCTAATCAAATGGATGTTCCGTTGATACTTTTGCATGTAATAGATGATATAGGAATACCTGCATCACTAATCCTAGGAAATGACAGAGCTGCAATTGAAGTAGCTAGGCTAACCATAGGTCAAGCAATAGAGAAAGGTTGGCATCAAAGAGCCAATACCATAATTGAGAAATTAAAAAAAGAAAAAAACATCACTTCTGTTCGAAGTCACTGTATTTGGGGCGTTGCTTCAGAAGAAATTTTGAAATTTATCGAAGAAAACAAAATAGACATCGTTGTGATGGGTACCGGCAAACGCTTGAAAGGAATATCCAAGATAGGGGCATTAGGAAGCGTTACCAGAAAAGTGTCAGAACTGTCTAACTGTCCAGTACTCATAGTTCATTAG
- a CDS encoding universal stress protein codes for MKILVPIDGSEYSIKALKYAINLMKRIGHGSKTTEKETNEIILVNVFPHFHNSSGVEKTMESIKTGKSISATGFISQMNEMMKQEWADKLVELRKQYEDLDTKIRTEIIMGSHSNRNIATSITKYASEENVDIIVIGNVGLGGISKIKSLGSVSRNVAEISTCPVLIVH; via the coding sequence GTGAAAATCTTAGTTCCGATCGATGGATCAGAATATTCCATAAAGGCATTGAAGTACGCTATCAATTTGATGAAGCGAATTGGACATGGATCTAAAACAACAGAAAAAGAAACAAATGAAATCATACTAGTCAATGTATTTCCTCATTTTCATAATTCATCAGGAGTTGAAAAAACAATGGAATCTATTAAAACCGGCAAAAGCATTTCTGCAACAGGATTTATCTCACAAATGAATGAAATGATGAAGCAAGAATGGGCTGATAAACTAGTCGAGTTAAGAAAACAATACGAGGATCTAGATACTAAAATTCGAACTGAAATAATTATGGGAAGTCATTCCAATAGAAACATTGCTACTAGCATTACTAAGTATGCATCAGAAGAAAATGTAGACATAATTGTAATTGGAAATGTAGGATTAGGAGGTATTTCAAAAATTAAATCATTGGGTAGTGTCTCAAGAAATGTTGCAGAAATTTCAACATGTCCTGTGCTAATAGTGCATTAG
- a CDS encoding NAD(P)-dependent alcohol dehydrogenase: MEGSIRSARIHEYNKPLELDNISKPAIRGDEQVLVKVGATGLCHSDLHLINGEWKDILPLNLPKTPGHEIAGWVEEVGKSVPENIVKPGDLVAVFGGWGCGSCIYCKSGDEQLCSFAKWPGLSSFDGGFSEYVLVPSYRFLVNVAGLGVHPENLAPLTDAGLTPYRAIKKVKSMLGPGKKIGIIGIGGLGSYAVQYAKILGGGTKIFALDRSSSKLELASRSGADYQINIQSTDNLVDRIRSETEGKMLDVIIDCVGTDKTFYDSINILAKGGSVVVVGLFGTAAKIPIASTVLNEYKIFGSLWGNYNELREVIELLKEGKIKSNTTKFNLDDVNKAIKLLKDGQIVGRGVLIP; encoded by the coding sequence ATGGAAGGGTCCATCAGATCTGCAAGGATTCATGAATATAACAAACCACTGGAATTAGACAATATTTCCAAACCTGCTATAAGGGGAGATGAACAAGTACTTGTTAAGGTAGGGGCTACAGGATTATGCCATAGCGATTTGCATCTTATCAACGGAGAATGGAAAGATATTCTTCCGTTAAATCTACCAAAGACTCCAGGACACGAGATAGCAGGATGGGTAGAAGAAGTTGGTAAATCAGTACCTGAAAATATTGTCAAACCTGGTGACTTGGTTGCGGTTTTTGGTGGATGGGGTTGTGGATCATGTATATATTGCAAGTCTGGAGATGAGCAGCTTTGCTCTTTTGCTAAATGGCCGGGACTATCTAGTTTTGACGGGGGATTTTCAGAATATGTTCTTGTTCCCTCATACAGATTCTTGGTTAATGTAGCTGGTTTAGGGGTACATCCTGAGAATTTGGCCCCTTTGACTGATGCGGGTTTGACACCATATAGAGCCATAAAGAAGGTAAAGAGTATGCTTGGACCTGGAAAGAAAATTGGAATAATTGGAATAGGAGGATTAGGCTCGTATGCTGTACAATATGCAAAGATCTTAGGCGGTGGGACCAAAATATTTGCGCTTGATAGATCCAGCAGCAAATTAGAGCTCGCCAGCAGGAGTGGTGCCGATTATCAAATTAATATACAATCTACTGATAATTTGGTAGATAGAATAAGGTCTGAAACAGAAGGAAAGATGCTTGATGTTATAATCGATTGCGTGGGCACCGATAAAACATTCTACGACTCTATCAATATTTTAGCAAAAGGTGGTTCAGTAGTAGTAGTAGGATTATTTGGGACTGCCGCTAAAATCCCAATAGCTTCAACTGTACTAAATGAATATAAAATATTTGGATCCTTGTGGGGTAATTACAATGAACTGAGAGAGGTTATAGAGTTATTAAAAGAGGGGAAAATCAAAAGTAACACCACTAAATTTAATTTAGATGATGTAAACAAAGCAATAAAATTATTGAAAGATGGTCAGATAGTTGGAAGAGGAGTATTAATTCCATAG